The following are encoded in a window of Arthrobacter sp. NicSoilB4 genomic DNA:
- a CDS encoding DUF2277 domain-containing protein yields the protein MCRNIRTLHNFEPHATSAEVEAAALQYVRKISGSTKPSKANEEAFNRAVREIAHATEHLLDALVTHAPAKDRGEEAAKAKARAAVRFGAA from the coding sequence CGAAACATCCGGACCCTTCACAATTTTGAGCCCCATGCCACCTCCGCCGAAGTGGAAGCCGCGGCGCTGCAATACGTGCGCAAGATCAGCGGCAGCACCAAGCCGTCCAAGGCCAACGAAGAAGCCTTCAACCGTGCCGTGCGGGAGATCGCCCACGCCACCGAGCACCTGCTCGACGCGCTGGTGACGCATGCCCCGGCCAAGGACCGCGGGGAGGAAGCTGCCAAGGCCAAAGCCCGGGCTGCCGTCCGCTTCGGCGCGGCCTGA